The genomic segment CAATCGTCCCGATGTTGAGATGCGGCTTGTTCCGCTCGAACTTCGGCTTGCTCATGGAGCTTGGAGTTCCTTTCGTGAAGCCGTGCCGGAGGACGGCTATTCGCCGCGCACCCGAGCAATGATCTCTTCGGCGATCGACTGCGGCACCTGCTGGTACGAGTCGAACTGCATCGTGTAGGTCGCGCGGCCTTGGGTGCGCGAACGGAGGTCGGTAGCGTAGCCGAACATCTCCGCGAGCGGCACGTGGGACTTGACGACGTGCGAGGTCCCCCGCTGCTCCATCCCCTCGACCTTGCCCCGCCGCGAGGAGAGGTCGCCGATGACGTCGCCCATGTAGTCCTCGGGCGTGACCACCTCGACCTGCATGATGGGCTCGAGGAGTGCAGGCTTCGCCTGCCTCGCACCCTTCTTGAAAGCGATCGACCCGGCGATCTTGAACGCCATCTCGCTCGAGTCGACGTCGTGGGACGAGCCTCCGGTGAGGATCGCACGCACATCGACCAGGGCGTACCCGGCGAGCACGCCGCCCTCCATCGCTTCCTGGATCCCGGCGTCCACGGCGGAGATGTACTCGCGTGGGACGTCGCCGCCTCGAACCTTGTCGACGAACTCGTAACCGCCGCCGGGGCCCGTGGGCTCCAGGTTGATGATCACGTGGCCGTACTGACCGCGGCCACCGGTCTGGCGGATGTAGCGCTCCTCCACGTCGGTGGCGGGCTCGGTGATCGTCTCGCGGTACGCGACCTGCGGCTTCCCCACATTGGCAGCCACCGAGAACTCGCGCACCATGCGGTCGACGAGCACGTCGAGGTGGAGCTCGCCCATGCCCGAGATGATCGTCTGGCCGGTCTCGTCGTCGGTACGAACTTGGAACGTCGGGTCTTCCTCCGACAGCGCACCGAGTGCCTTGCCGAGCTTGTCCTGGTCGACCTTCGTCTTGGGCTCGATCGCGACGGAGATCACCGGCTCCGGGAACTCCATGCGCTCGAGCAGGATCGGCTTGGCCGGGTCGCAGAGTGTGTCGCCGGTGGTCGTGGTCTTGAGCCCGACGACCGCGACGATGTCACCTGCGAACACGCCGTCCTTGTCTTCGCGGTGGTTGGCGTGCATCTGGAGGATGCGCCCGACCCGCTCCTTCTTGTCCTTGGTCGCGTTGAGCACTTGGCTGCCCGCGGCGAGCTTGCCCGAGTAGACGCGGAAGTAGGTGAGCTTGCCGACGTAGGGGTCGCTCATGATCTTGAACGCGAGCGCGGCGAACGGCTCGTCGTCGTCGGCGTGGCGCTCGACCGGCTCCTCACTCTTGAGGTCGGTGCCGACGATCGCCGCGATGTCGAGCGGGCTCGGGAGGTAGTCGACGACAGCATCGAGCAAGGGCTGCACGCCCTTGTTCTTGAACGCCGTGCCGCACAGGACGGGGACGACCGAGGCGTTGAT from the Acidimicrobiia bacterium genome contains:
- the fusA gene encoding elongation factor G, whose protein sequence is MIRDTPLARVRNIGIMAHIDAGKTTTTERILYYTGKTYKIGEVHEGAAVMDWMVQEQERGITITSAATTCKWRDTWINIIDTPGHVDFTVEVERSLRVLDGAVAVFDAVAGVEPQTETVWRQANKYKVPRMCFINKMDRVGADFFRCVDMIKDRLEATVALTQLPIGAEGSFRGVIDLLEMKAIVWADGMGETYEIEDIPGDLVANAEHWRHELVDVVSHHDETVLEKYVGEEEITAEDLRRGLRDAAINASVVPVLCGTAFKNKGVQPLLDAVVDYLPSPLDIAAIVGTDLKSEEPVERHADDDEPFAALAFKIMSDPYVGKLTYFRVYSGKLAAGSQVLNATKDKKERVGRILQMHANHREDKDGVFAGDIVAVVGLKTTTTGDTLCDPAKPILLERMEFPEPVISVAIEPKTKVDQDKLGKALGALSEEDPTFQVRTDDETGQTIISGMGELHLDVLVDRMVREFSVAANVGKPQVAYRETITEPATDVEERYIRQTGGRGQYGHVIINLEPTGPGGGYEFVDKVRGGDVPREYISAVDAGIQEAMEGGVLAGYALVDVRAILTGGSSHDVDSSEMAFKIAGSIAFKKGARQAKPALLEPIMQVEVVTPEDYMGDVIGDLSSRRGKVEGMEQRGTSHVVKSHVPLAEMFGYATDLRSRTQGRATYTMQFDSYQQVPQSIAEEIIARVRGE